One Actinosynnema pretiosum DNA segment encodes these proteins:
- a CDS encoding HAD-IIA family hydrolase gives MGWNYLMDMDGVLVHEEHPIPGSGEFVAELTAAGIPFLVLTNNSIYTPRDLRARLSRTGLEVPETAIWTSALATARFLDSQRPGGSAFVIGEAGLTTALHEVGYVLTDRDPDYVVLGETRTYSFTAITKAIRLVEEGAKFIATNPDATGPSREGSLPATGAVAALIERATGREPYYVGKPNSLMMRSALRALGAHSENTLMIGDRMDTDVRAGLEAGLRTILVLSGISADSTAELYPYRPTRVLRSIADLVGHSADPFGELG, from the coding sequence ATGGGCTGGAACTACCTGATGGACATGGACGGCGTGCTGGTGCACGAGGAGCACCCGATCCCCGGTTCCGGCGAGTTCGTCGCCGAGCTGACCGCGGCCGGGATCCCCTTCCTCGTGCTGACGAACAACTCCATCTACACGCCGAGGGACCTGCGCGCCCGGCTGTCGAGGACCGGTCTGGAGGTCCCGGAGACGGCCATCTGGACGTCCGCGCTGGCCACCGCCCGGTTCCTGGACTCGCAGCGCCCCGGCGGCTCGGCCTTCGTCATCGGCGAGGCCGGGCTGACCACGGCGCTGCACGAGGTCGGCTACGTGCTGACCGACCGCGACCCCGACTACGTGGTGCTCGGCGAGACCCGCACCTACAGCTTCACCGCCATCACCAAGGCGATCCGGCTGGTCGAGGAGGGGGCGAAGTTCATCGCCACCAACCCGGACGCCACCGGTCCCTCGCGCGAGGGCTCGCTGCCCGCGACGGGCGCGGTCGCGGCGCTGATCGAGCGGGCCACCGGGCGCGAGCCGTACTACGTGGGCAAGCCGAACTCGCTGATGATGCGGTCGGCGCTGCGGGCGCTGGGCGCGCACTCGGAGAACACGCTGATGATCGGCGACCGGATGGACACCGACGTGCGCGCCGGCCTGGAGGCGGGGCTGCGGACGATCCTGGTGCTCAGCGGCATCTCGGCGGACTCGACGGCCGAGCTGTACCCGTACCGGCCGACGCGGGTGCTGAGGTCCATCGCGGACCTGGTGGGGCACTCGGCGGACCCGTTCGGCGAGCTGGGCTGA
- a CDS encoding YccF domain-containing protein, with the protein MRLVLNLIWLVISGFWLAVGYAIAGVICCVLIVTIPWGLASFRIANYALWPFGRDVVDRHDAGAASLLGNIIWIVFAGWWLAIGHIVTGVALCVTIIGIPMGIANFKLIPVSLMPLGKVIVDRP; encoded by the coding sequence ATGCGCCTCGTGCTCAACCTCATCTGGCTGGTGATCAGCGGCTTCTGGCTCGCGGTCGGTTACGCGATCGCGGGGGTGATCTGCTGCGTCCTCATCGTGACGATCCCGTGGGGGCTCGCCTCGTTCCGCATCGCCAACTACGCGCTGTGGCCGTTCGGCCGGGACGTGGTCGACCGGCACGACGCCGGGGCCGCCTCGCTCCTGGGCAACATCATCTGGATCGTCTTCGCCGGGTGGTGGCTGGCGATCGGGCACATCGTGACCGGTGTCGCCCTGTGCGTCACGATCATCGGCATCCCGATGGGCATCGCGAACTTCAAGCTCATCCCGGTGTCGCTGATGCCGCTGGGCAAGGTCATCGTCGACCGCCCCTGA
- a CDS encoding MoaD/ThiS family protein: MVELTVRYFAGARAAAGVPAETVAVPGAGSGTTVAHVLDVVRAKHGANLSRVLAASSFLLDGVAVRDHAAAVSAGAELDVLPPFAGG, encoded by the coding sequence GTGGTCGAGCTGACCGTCCGCTACTTCGCGGGGGCCCGCGCCGCCGCGGGGGTGCCCGCCGAGACCGTGGCGGTGCCGGGCGCGGGGTCCGGGACCACCGTGGCGCACGTGCTCGACGTGGTGCGCGCGAAGCACGGGGCGAACCTCTCCCGCGTGCTGGCGGCGTCGAGCTTCCTGCTGGACGGGGTCGCGGTCCGGGACCACGCCGCCGCGGTGTCCGCCGGGGCCGAGCTGGACGTGCTGCCCCCCTTCGCGGGCGGTTGA
- the moaA gene encoding GTP 3',8-cyclase MoaA → MTAVDLGLPVVRSAPHVTARPESPALIDRFGRVATDLRVSLTDKCNLRCTYCMPAEGLDWLRGPELLSDEELVRVIGIAVTRLGVTDVRFTGGEPLLRKGLDDVLAATAALEPRPRTSMTTNGISLAARAAGLRAAGLDRVNVSLDTLDRARFRELTRRDRLPDVLEGLAAAREAGLEPVKINSVLMRGVNDDEAVALVEFAVEHGYQLRFIEQMPLDPQHGWDRSEMVTAREILDALGTRFALAPVPARGAAPAERWVVDGGPSVVGVIAAVTRPFCAACDRTRLTADGQVRNCLFSGAETDLRALLRSGASDEEVAERWRGNAWAKAEGHGIDGDGFAQPDRPMSAIGG, encoded by the coding sequence GTGACGGCAGTCGACTTGGGACTACCCGTCGTGCGCAGTGCCCCCCACGTCACCGCACGTCCGGAGTCCCCCGCGCTCATCGACCGGTTCGGTCGGGTGGCGACCGACCTCAGGGTCTCGCTCACCGACAAGTGCAACCTGCGCTGCACCTACTGCATGCCCGCCGAGGGCCTGGACTGGTTGCGGGGGCCCGAGCTGCTCTCCGACGAGGAGCTGGTGCGGGTCATCGGCATCGCGGTGACCCGGCTCGGCGTGACCGACGTCCGGTTCACCGGCGGCGAGCCGCTGCTGCGCAAGGGCCTGGATGACGTGCTCGCGGCGACCGCGGCCCTGGAGCCGAGGCCGCGCACGTCCATGACGACCAACGGCATCTCGCTGGCGGCGCGCGCGGCCGGGTTGAGGGCCGCGGGCCTGGACCGGGTGAACGTGTCGCTGGACACCCTGGACCGTGCGCGGTTCCGGGAGCTGACCAGGCGGGACCGGCTGCCCGACGTGCTGGAGGGGCTCGCCGCGGCGCGCGAGGCCGGGCTGGAACCGGTGAAGATCAACTCGGTGCTGATGCGCGGGGTGAACGACGACGAGGCCGTGGCCCTGGTGGAGTTCGCCGTCGAGCACGGCTACCAGCTGCGGTTCATCGAGCAGATGCCGCTCGACCCGCAGCACGGCTGGGACCGGTCGGAGATGGTCACCGCGCGGGAGATCCTGGACGCGCTGGGGACCCGGTTCGCGCTGGCCCCGGTGCCCGCGCGCGGCGCCGCGCCCGCCGAGCGGTGGGTGGTCGACGGCGGGCCGTCGGTGGTGGGCGTGATCGCGGCGGTGACCCGGCCGTTCTGCGCGGCCTGCGACCGGACCCGGCTGACCGCCGACGGGCAGGTGCGCAACTGCCTGTTCAGCGGCGCGGAGACCGACCTGCGGGCGCTGCTGCGCTCCGGGGCCTCGGACGAGGAGGTCGCCGAGCGGTGGCGGGGCAACGCCTGGGCCAAGGCCGAGGGGCACGGGATCGACGGGGACGGGTTCGCGCAGCCGGACCGCCCCATGAGCGCTATCGGAGGATGA
- a CDS encoding metallophosphoesterase produces MERQLYVVGDVHGHLAELTRALNAAGLVDDSGDWSGGDAELWFLGDFVDRGPDGIGVIDLVMRLSAQAGESGGRVDSLVGNHEVLLLGMHRFGDEDVPGAPTPRSFAKSWNLNGGLRSDQERLTPEHVEWLTSRDVVHLVDDHLLMHSDTLAYLEWGGTVDEVNEAVRAILTGDDLAQWWECWRKMTTRYAFRGPEGGVVAGELLKLLGGAEIVHGHSVFADQLGVMPEEVDGPLRYADDRVLAVDAGLYSGGPCLVVELR; encoded by the coding sequence GTGGAACGCCAGCTTTACGTGGTCGGCGACGTGCACGGCCACCTCGCCGAACTCACCCGCGCGCTCAACGCGGCAGGCCTCGTGGACGACTCCGGGGACTGGAGCGGCGGTGACGCGGAGCTGTGGTTCCTCGGCGACTTCGTCGACCGCGGTCCCGACGGGATCGGCGTCATCGACCTCGTCATGCGGCTCTCCGCGCAGGCGGGCGAGAGCGGCGGGCGGGTCGACTCGCTGGTCGGCAACCACGAGGTGCTGCTGCTCGGGATGCACCGCTTCGGCGACGAGGACGTGCCGGGCGCGCCCACCCCGCGCAGCTTCGCCAAGAGCTGGAACCTCAACGGCGGCCTGCGCAGCGACCAGGAGCGGCTCACCCCCGAGCACGTCGAGTGGCTGACCAGCCGCGACGTCGTGCACCTGGTGGACGACCACCTGCTCATGCACTCCGACACGCTCGCCTACCTGGAGTGGGGCGGCACCGTGGACGAGGTCAACGAGGCGGTCCGCGCGATCCTCACCGGCGACGACCTGGCGCAGTGGTGGGAGTGCTGGCGCAAGATGACCACCCGCTACGCGTTCCGGGGCCCCGAGGGCGGGGTCGTCGCGGGGGAGCTGCTCAAGCTCCTGGGCGGCGCCGAGATCGTGCACGGGCACAGCGTCTTCGCCGACCAGCTCGGCGTCATGCCCGAGGAGGTCGACGGCCCGCTGCGGTACGCGGACGATCGGGTCCTCGCGGTCGACGCGGGCCTGTACAGCGGCGGGCCGTGCCTGGTGGTCGAGCTGCGCTGA
- a CDS encoding maleylpyruvate isomerase N-terminal domain-containing protein: MGIDLRAAVAEHGDGLEAAARGRLDAPVPACPGWLVGDLVRHVAEVELWWAAALPAGGAAPDVDGVRREVGELFAGEGQAGLRLASARLRDAAGRVGDDAPVWAWWSPTGRTPATEVLRRVAHELVVHHHDAREAVGEPLAVVPELAEDGVAEFTERFLGGDLGRPGVVGLRAVDTGRTWLVGSVGDGLRLLTADEADRVRAGGGVEGALSGTAELLHLALWRRVALDRLVVEGDGELARATITASRLG; encoded by the coding sequence GTGGGCATCGACCTGCGCGCGGCGGTGGCGGAGCACGGCGACGGTCTGGAGGCCGCGGCGCGCGGGCGGCTCGACGCGCCCGTGCCCGCCTGCCCCGGCTGGCTGGTGGGCGACCTGGTCCGGCACGTGGCCGAGGTCGAGCTGTGGTGGGCGGCGGCGCTGCCCGCCGGTGGCGCCGCGCCCGACGTGGACGGGGTGCGCCGCGAGGTCGGCGAGCTGTTCGCCGGGGAGGGGCAGGCAGGCCTGCGGCTGGCGTCCGCGCGGCTGCGCGACGCGGCCGGGCGGGTCGGGGACGACGCGCCGGTGTGGGCGTGGTGGTCGCCGACCGGGCGGACCCCGGCGACCGAGGTGCTGCGCAGGGTGGCGCACGAGCTGGTGGTGCACCACCACGACGCCCGCGAGGCGGTCGGCGAGCCGCTGGCGGTGGTGCCCGAGCTGGCCGAGGACGGGGTGGCCGAGTTCACCGAGCGCTTCCTCGGCGGCGACCTCGGGCGACCGGGCGTGGTGGGGCTGCGGGCCGTCGACACCGGCCGGACCTGGCTCGTCGGGTCGGTGGGGGACGGACTCCGACTGCTCACCGCCGACGAGGCCGACCGGGTCCGCGCGGGCGGAGGGGTGGAGGGCGCGCTGTCCGGGACGGCGGAGCTGCTGCACCTGGCGCTGTGGCGGCGGGTGGCGCTGGACCGGCTGGTGGTGGAGGGGGACGGCGAGCTGGCGCGCGCCACGATCACCGCGTCCCGCTTGGGCTGA
- a CDS encoding MarR family winged helix-turn-helix transcriptional regulator, with the protein MSEHDVPAEELERFSAHARETGALTALLHGRAAERMGLSTTDEKCLGLALAGDAPVTAGRMAELSGLSTGAVTGVIDRLERAGYVRRVRDPHDRRKVLVEVSGPRADEVAALFRDAAEVLEAALRRFTPEERAVVERYQLALLEAIRGRVADA; encoded by the coding sequence ATGAGCGAGCACGACGTCCCCGCCGAGGAACTGGAGCGGTTCAGCGCGCACGCGCGGGAGACGGGCGCGCTCACCGCGCTGCTGCACGGCAGGGCGGCGGAGCGGATGGGGCTGTCCACGACGGACGAGAAGTGCCTCGGCCTCGCGCTGGCGGGCGACGCGCCGGTCACGGCCGGGCGGATGGCGGAGCTCTCCGGCCTGTCCACCGGCGCGGTGACCGGCGTCATCGACCGCCTGGAGCGCGCGGGCTACGTGCGCCGCGTCCGCGACCCGCACGACCGGCGCAAGGTGCTCGTCGAGGTGTCCGGGCCGAGGGCGGACGAGGTGGCGGCGCTGTTCCGGGACGCCGCCGAGGTGCTGGAGGCCGCGCTGCGCCGGTTCACCCCGGAGGAGCGCGCGGTGGTCGAGCGCTACCAGCTCGCCCTCCTGGAGGCGATCCGCGGGCGCGTGGCCGACGCCTGA